The genomic stretch AACTGATAAAGTATATTTCATCTTAATCCCCCTACTTAAATTGATGGTGTATCAGGATGAACATTACAGATAAGAATGAAAGGTTCTTTTAGCTTAAACATTTCTTCTGCAACTTTTTCAGCCTCTTCGTTTGAGTTAACTTCAGCAGTCTTAATACCATAAGCCTCAGCAATCTTTGTAAAGTCAGGATCACCAAGGATTGTAGCACTGTATCTGCTACCGTAATGGTTTGACTGAAGTTCTCTAACCATACCAAGACGATTGTTACGCATAACAATAATCTTAATATCTACATTATTCTGCATAATTGTGCCAAGTTCAGTTAGGTTCATTTGGAAAGAACCGTCACCACAAACTGCAACAACATCTCTTGATGGTCTTGCCATTTTAGCACCGATTGCTGCAGGAACACTATATCCCATTGTACCCATACCACCGGTTGTAAGGAATCTACCCTCACGAATACGGAAGTTGTTGGCACACCAAATTTGGTTCTGACCAACATCGGCTACAAGGATACCCTTGCTCTTCATCATAAATGAAAGTTTTGCAATCAATGATCTTGGTTCAACATAACCTTCCTTAACAGGTGGTACTCTATAAAGTTTTTCTTTCCATTCTCTATAGGTTTCACACCATTCATGAGGAATGTGGTAGTCACCGATTTCATCAATTAACTTTTCAATTACATTCTTCATATCCCCTACAATCGGTACTGTTGTTCTAACATTCTTACCGATTTCAGCAGGGTCAATATCTATATGTATAATCTTGCTTGTACGACTAACTTGGTCAGGCTTTGCAACAGCTCTGTCACCAAGTCTAGCACCACAAACAATAAGCAAGTCACTTTCATGCAATGCCATATTTGCATATTTCTTACCATGTGTGCCTAACATACCAAGGTAACGCATATGTTCACTAGGCATTACACCGATACCCATTAATGTAGAAATTACCGGAATACCTGTCATTTCTGCAAACTGTTGTAGCTTTAGCTTACTTCCTGAAGAAAGTACACCACCACCGGCAACAATAAGCGGTCTTTCTGCTTCTTTAATAAGGTCAATTGCCTTTTTAATCTGCATTTTGTGACCACGAACATTTGGTTTGTATCCAACAATATCAACACTATCCGGATATTCAAAAGACTCAATCTCTTCTTCCTGAACATCCTGAGGTATATCTATAAGAACAGGTCCCATTCTGCCTGTTGTGGCAATATGGAAAGCCTCTTTAAATACTCTTGGCAAGTCCTTTGTATCATTTACTAGGTAGCTATGCTTTACAAATGGTTCACAAGCACCTGTAATGTCAGCTTCTTGGAAAACATCTCTGCCAAGAAGTTCTCTCTTTACCTGTCCTGTAATACAAATAACCGGAATACTGTCTGAGTAAGCAGTAGCTATACCGGTAATCATATTTGTAGCACCGGGACCGGATGTTGCAACACATACACCAACCTTGTTACTACAACGGCTATAACCGTTAGCTGCGTGTACTGCTGACTGTTCCATTCTTACAAGAACATGCTTTATATTAGATTTATATAGTGAATCATAAAATGGACATATAGCTGCACCCGGATAACCGAAAACTGTATCAATACCTTCGGCCTCCAAGCACTTAATCATAATGTCTGCACCACTAATCATAAGCCTATTATACTCCTATGCTAAATTTTTACTATTTTTTACTCTCTTGATTATACAATATTCCCTAATTTATTTCAAGTAGTGAAAGCAAAAAAAACTCCTTGATTTTTCTAAATCTATATGTTATAATACATTATGCGTTGCAAACCAGTTATACTTTTGGTTTATATAAGCGAACGACAGGCCCTATACGATTGAGGCCTGTGAATCATGTCAGGCAGGGAACTGAGCAGCATTAAGCAGTGTTCTCGATGCGATATAGTAAGTCTGCCGTTCACTTATGTAAATCATTGCCGTTATGACGGCATAACGGTTTGCAATTTTTTATTTTACAGAAAAGCAGGTGAATTTTATGTATCAAGTTTTGTACCGTAAATGGAGACCGGAAACATTTGCTGATGTAGTAGGTCAACCTCAGGTTACTACTACTCTTAAGAATGAACTTAAAAGTGGCAGAATTAATCACGCTTACTTATTCACCGGTTCTAGAGGTACAGGTAAAACAACTTGTGCTAAAATTCTTGCAAAAGCAGTAAACTGTCTTGATTTACAAGACGGCAACCCTTGTGGTAAATGTGAAAACTGTATCGATTTTCAAGAAGGCAACTTACTTGATGTTGTAGAAATGGATGCAGCCAGTAACAGAGGTATTGATGATATTAGGGAACTGATTGAAGAATCTTCCTTTTCCCCATCAAAAGGTAAGTACAGAGTTTACATTATAGATGAAGTTCATATGCTTACCGATGCAGCCTTTAATGCTTTGCTAAAAACACTTGAAGAACCACCTGCTCATGTTATATTTATTCTTGCTACAACAGAAGTTCATATGTTACCTCAGACAATTCTTTCAAGATGTCAGCGTTTTGACTTTCACAGAATTTCTCCTGAGGATATTACAAAAAGACTAAAGTATGTTGCAGAACAAGAAAATGTAACTATTACCGATGATGCTTGTCACCTAACTGCAGTTATTGCAGATGGTGCAATGCGTGACTCTCTGTCTATAATGGATAGATGTATTGGTATTTGCAAAAATATTGATGCAGAAGTTGTTAGACAAGCTGCAGGTCTTGCTCAAAAAGACTACCTTTTCTCTCTATCTTCTGCTTGTATAAACAAGAACCCTCAAAGAGCCTTAAAGATTGTTGATAAGCTACATTCCGAAAGTAAAGATATGGCAAGGCTTTGTGCTGAACTTATTGACCACTTTAGAAATTATATGCTTATCAAAACAATTAATAACCCAAGACAAATGATTGTTATGAGTGATGAGGAATTTGATGAGGCAGTAAGTCAATGTGATTATGTTTCTTTGGCAGATATAATTTACTTTATGGATGTACTTCAAAGAAGTGCAGAAAGAATGGGTAAAAGCTCATCTAACCGTACAGAAATGGAAACTGCTTTAATTAAACTAACTGCTCCTGAACTTGACGGTAGTCAAGAGGCTTTACTTTCAAGATTGGTTAAACTTGAAAGAGCAGTAAATATGGGTAACTTCGGTTCAGCTAAAACTACCGAAACTAAAGAGGTTACTAATACAGAAACTTCACCTATTGCAAAGGAAGAAGTTACTACTCCTTCCCCTATTTCTACAGAGCCAATTCAAAAGGAAGAAAAGGTTGTTCCTACAGAAAAGCCACCTGTTAATCCATTTGTTGATGATGGTACACCTAAGCAAGATAAATATGCCGGTGCAGATAGCTTAAGAAACAAGATTGAGGAAGTTAAAAAAGGTCTTCTAAAAAAGGAAGAAAGAGCTAAAGCTGAAAGTTCATTTGCTCCAACTGTTCCAAGCAGTCCTGTACCATTCCCTGAAATTATTAATCACAATGAACCTAAAAAGGTTGAGGAACACAAACCTGCTCCTAAAAAGCAACTTAACCTTGAAGAAATTTATGCTAATGCAAAACCATTTATGCAATGGCAAGAAGTTGTTGAGAACCTAAAAGAATATAGCAAAACTATTGCTATGTCTTTCTTAGATACTACTGCTTATGTTAGTGGAAATTATCTACTGATTGATGCAAAAACAGATATACCTTTTAAACTACTAAAGAGAGATCCTGAGCAAAAGGACAGAATCCGAGATGCAGTTCAAGAATTAACCGGTAAGAGATATAACCTTGGTCCATACAAGCCACCGGTTAAAAAAGTTGAAAAAAATGACCCTCTGGATGAATTTACTGACAATTTAAAGGAAAAAGGTATTGAAATTACTGAAGAATAAAGTATAATAATTTTATAAAGCGAAAGGAATTATTAATATGAAAGCAAGATTACCAAAGAACTATGGTGGTGGCGGCATTGGAAATATGCAGCAACTAGCTATGCAAGCACAGAAAATGCAACAGAAGATGGAAGAAACAACTACTGAGCTGGAAGAAAAGGAATATTCAGCTACTGCCGGTGGTGGTGCAGTTAAGGCTACTGTTACAGGTAAGATGGAAGTTAAGTCACTTGAAATTGACCCTGAAGTTGTTGACCCAGAAGATGTTGAAATGTTAAGTGACATTGTTATCGGTGCAGTTAATGAAGCACTTAGAAATGCTGCAAAAGAAAAGGAAGATGCACTATCTGCTATTTCCGGTGGTCTTAGCATTCCGGGTATGTTCTAATGGCAAGTTATAGCGTTGCTCCTTTGCAAAAACTCATTGAGCAATTTGAGAAACTTCCGGGTATTGGTGCAAAAACTGCCCAAAGACTTGCATATTTTGTTCTAAATATGCCAAAAACAGAAGCAGAGGAGTTTTCTAAAGCTATTATTGATGCACATGAAAAGATAAAGTACTGTAGCATTTGTTGCAATTTTACCGATAAAGACAAATGTCCTGTTTGTACAAGTGCAAGTCGTGACCATTCTGTTATTTGTGTTGTTGAAACACCTAGAGACGCAATGGCTATGGAAAGCACTAATGAATACAGAGGTACTTATCATGTACTTCACGGAGCAATCTCTCCCCTAAATGGAGTTGGTCCTGACCAGTTAAAAATTAAAGAACTTTTAGCAAGGCTGAATAATCAAGAGGTTAAGGAAGTTATTATGGCAACTAATCCTACTGTTGAGGGTGAGGCAACTGCTATGTACTTAACAAGATTACTAAAGCCACTTGGTATAAAAGTTACAAGACTGGCATATGGTATTCCTGTAGGTGGAGATTTGGAATATGCTGATGAAGTTACACTTGCAAGAGCTTTGGAAGGCAGAACAGACCTTTGATAAATTTTAGGTGTAGTTATGAAAGAAAGTACAAAAACAATTGCACAAAACAAAAAAGCCCATCATGACTACTTTGTACTTGAAAGCTATGAGGCAGGTATTGAGCTTTGTGGCACAGAAGTTAAGTCACTAAGGGCAGGTAGAGTAAATCTAAAAGATAGTTGGTGCAATATTGTTGACGGAGAAATCTTCGTAAACGGTATGCACATTTCTCCTTATGACCATGGTAATGTTTTTAACAAAGACCCTATGAGAGTAAGAAGACTGTTAATGCACAAAAAAGAGATTTTAAAACTCTTTGGCACACTTCAGCAACAAGGACTTTCACTTATCCCTATTAGTCTTTACTTTAAAGGCAGTAAGGTTAAGATGCAAGTTGGTCTTTGCAAAGGTAAAAAGCTCTATGACAAGAGAGCTACTATGGCTGAAAGAGATGCTAAAAGAAACATAGACAGAGCTTTGAAAGAAAGGCAATATTAATCCACATTATAGGCAGGAAACTGCCTTATATATGGGGGTGTAAAGGTTTCGACGGGGGTTTTGAACCTTAGTAAGCGAGTAGTGGCGTAGGACCACTTATAACCTACAACTTTTTAAATTAAACGACAACAATAAAGTTGCTCTAGCTGCTTAATGCAGCTTGTCCTCTTTAAGATTACCACGACTTAATTAGGGCATCATTTAGTGGTAAATGTGAACATTGGAGTGTTCCGACCATTGTCACACATTAGGAACTACTAAGCATAGTAGCCTGTTTGTAGGCGACTATGTAAGGGAATGTTAATATACAAACTACACTCGTAGAAAGCTTTGGGAATAGATTTTCGGACAGGGGTTCGATTCCCCTCACCTCCACCAAACAAGTATTGGACGAACACCTACTTTTTCAGCGGCGGATTTGCCGTAAAATGTGTTCTCTGATACAACAACAGAACGCCGTTTCAGTGTAAAAGCCGGAACGGCGTTTTTCTGTTTTAAAGAATTTTGAACCCACACATTCGATTTATCACACTTCTCCGTTTATAATGGAATCATCAAACATAACGGAGGTAACAAAATGAGAAATCCAAAGTATCACATTTACTTAATGCCTGATGAACGGCGCACGGTCATCAACAGCCTGATTGATTTGAGAAATGACCTAATATCACAGGGACGATACACCGACATCATTGATGAGCTATTGATCAAGTTCACTAAAGCAAAAATCAAGAAAATCAAGGTCGAGGAGGTATAAGCTATGACTACAAAGATTACATACACGCTGCAGGGAGATTACTTGCTGCCAGATTTGAAATTGCCCGAACAGCCAAAGGTTGAAATCGGGATTTGGGGCAAGCGACATTTACGATACCTCGAAAAACATCATCCCATCATTTATACTAACCTTCTGACGAGCTGTAAGCTCACCGCCTACCTCGCTGATATTGATAAACAGGCAGAGGATATGTTCTTTCGGTTAGTAAATCAACTTGCAAAGCAAGAAGGTGTTACCGAACAGCTCAAATCCGAGAATCAAATGCTGTGGGTGCGAAAAATGAACAATATCCGCAACCGTGCAGAAGAAATCGTCAATGATGGAATAATCTATCAATAAAATATCAGAGCAGGAGATTGAATTATCCTGCTCTGATTGTTTTATATATTTGGCTGCAATATGCCCCTATGAAATTCGGCTTTCCGATGCAGTACTATTTATAATTCTATTTTTCCGTGTTTTTCCTCGTACTTTTCAATCGCG from Ruminococcus bovis encodes the following:
- the ilvB gene encoding biosynthetic-type acetolactate synthase large subunit; the protein is MISGADIMIKCLEAEGIDTVFGYPGAAICPFYDSLYKSNIKHVLVRMEQSAVHAANGYSRCSNKVGVCVATSGPGATNMITGIATAYSDSIPVICITGQVKRELLGRDVFQEADITGACEPFVKHSYLVNDTKDLPRVFKEAFHIATTGRMGPVLIDIPQDVQEEEIESFEYPDSVDIVGYKPNVRGHKMQIKKAIDLIKEAERPLIVAGGGVLSSGSKLKLQQFAEMTGIPVISTLMGIGVMPSEHMRYLGMLGTHGKKYANMALHESDLLIVCGARLGDRAVAKPDQVSRTSKIIHIDIDPAEIGKNVRTTVPIVGDMKNVIEKLIDEIGDYHIPHEWCETYREWKEKLYRVPPVKEGYVEPRSLIAKLSFMMKSKGILVADVGQNQIWCANNFRIREGRFLTTGGMGTMGYSVPAAIGAKMARPSRDVVAVCGDGSFQMNLTELGTIMQNNVDIKIIVMRNNRLGMVRELQSNHYGSRYSATILGDPDFTKIAEAYGIKTAEVNSNEEAEKVAEEMFKLKEPFILICNVHPDTPSI
- the dnaX gene encoding DNA polymerase III subunit gamma/tau gives rise to the protein MYQVLYRKWRPETFADVVGQPQVTTTLKNELKSGRINHAYLFTGSRGTGKTTCAKILAKAVNCLDLQDGNPCGKCENCIDFQEGNLLDVVEMDAASNRGIDDIRELIEESSFSPSKGKYRVYIIDEVHMLTDAAFNALLKTLEEPPAHVIFILATTEVHMLPQTILSRCQRFDFHRISPEDITKRLKYVAEQENVTITDDACHLTAVIADGAMRDSLSIMDRCIGICKNIDAEVVRQAAGLAQKDYLFSLSSACINKNPQRALKIVDKLHSESKDMARLCAELIDHFRNYMLIKTINNPRQMIVMSDEEFDEAVSQCDYVSLADIIYFMDVLQRSAERMGKSSSNRTEMETALIKLTAPELDGSQEALLSRLVKLERAVNMGNFGSAKTTETKEVTNTETSPIAKEEVTTPSPISTEPIQKEEKVVPTEKPPVNPFVDDGTPKQDKYAGADSLRNKIEEVKKGLLKKEERAKAESSFAPTVPSSPVPFPEIINHNEPKKVEEHKPAPKKQLNLEEIYANAKPFMQWQEVVENLKEYSKTIAMSFLDTTAYVSGNYLLIDAKTDIPFKLLKRDPEQKDRIRDAVQELTGKRYNLGPYKPPVKKVEKNDPLDEFTDNLKEKGIEITEE
- a CDS encoding YbaB/EbfC family nucleoid-associated protein; amino-acid sequence: MKARLPKNYGGGGIGNMQQLAMQAQKMQQKMEETTTELEEKEYSATAGGGAVKATVTGKMEVKSLEIDPEVVDPEDVEMLSDIVIGAVNEALRNAAKEKEDALSAISGGLSIPGMF
- the recR gene encoding recombination mediator RecR; the encoded protein is MASYSVAPLQKLIEQFEKLPGIGAKTAQRLAYFVLNMPKTEAEEFSKAIIDAHEKIKYCSICCNFTDKDKCPVCTSASRDHSVICVVETPRDAMAMESTNEYRGTYHVLHGAISPLNGVGPDQLKIKELLARLNNQEVKEVIMATNPTVEGEATAMYLTRLLKPLGIKVTRLAYGIPVGGDLEYADEVTLARALEGRTDL
- the smpB gene encoding SsrA-binding protein SmpB, with the protein product MKESTKTIAQNKKAHHDYFVLESYEAGIELCGTEVKSLRAGRVNLKDSWCNIVDGEIFVNGMHISPYDHGNVFNKDPMRVRRLLMHKKEILKLFGTLQQQGLSLIPISLYFKGSKVKMQVGLCKGKKLYDKRATMAERDAKRNIDRALKERQY
- a CDS encoding TnpV protein, translating into MTTKITYTLQGDYLLPDLKLPEQPKVEIGIWGKRHLRYLEKHHPIIYTNLLTSCKLTAYLADIDKQAEDMFFRLVNQLAKQEGVTEQLKSENQMLWVRKMNNIRNRAEEIVNDGIIYQ